A window of Maniola hyperantus chromosome 26, iAphHyp1.2, whole genome shotgun sequence contains these coding sequences:
- the LOC117994062 gene encoding zinc finger protein 37-like, whose translation MENMDCGSYQEKYELTPNLVNLLEINLEILENVDNPNPNLHANSERSLDRDLEVDLSTNNLINQMNHEVQVLGNTEGLSKTFNSMDNFNTENDNNKENDNNMENDNNTENDNCTENDNDTEKDNYTENDNSTENDKNTENDNNTKNDNNTENDNNTENDNNTENDSNSENDNNTENENNTENDNNTENDNNTENDNNTENDNNTENDNDTENDNDTENYNNMENAKYTISHENEHVNIKEERDCTIIKIEPRIKNENKETLHSTETNEMNSLQNNDTVLMENETQGSLQSIETGNEQNNAEKIDVVENICDAKLDIKEELLDKVNARITSSLEEIMKQKCSRLNACAVKSEPADDDDDLLVPNKVVSYRERSPIQENADEFGAPSPKKLRPRRNRSLSTNNMVEIAQTSKTKDKRKNKTTKDKKQTKKATKRKSIPNNLIALNDTKSGENKAEKILEPELSCNLCTYRTWNKTYMDLHTLTHKKLEERGIFSCKICDFVTREKSSLTEHLIEHNGKRPFRCYLCNFKCEAPSILIKHSNTNHPDITRPFSCNICEYKSAHNSDIIRHTRTHTGEKPFQCSQCPYRCTDISSLGFHTRTHTGEKPYSCKLCEYRSRCNSALISHMRRHTGERPYTCKACDFKFANNSDLIRHMKLNPGENFTCKICEFNCSAKCALIKHLRTHREVDNYNCIICSYKCSRNSYLLKHMRSHNGENAYTCKYCEFQCDTYVKYSRHGRRHMGERVFTCEVCSYTCKGRQVLARHVRIHSDEKHYSCSSCDFKSWRKCDLAAHVRTHMGEKPYSCAHCAYSCRDGRTLKKHVQKKHVGKSEVEFII comes from the exons ATGGAAAATATGGACTGTGGAAGCTACCAAGAAAAATATGAATTAACACCCAATTTGGTTAATCTATTGGAAATAAATTTGGAAATTCTTGAAAATGTAGATAATCCTAATCCCAATTTACATGCAAATTCAGAAAGATCTTTAGATAGAGATTTAGAAGTTGATTTATCAACTAATAACCTTATTAATCAAATGAACCATGAAGTACAAGTGTTAGGAAATACTGAAGGCTTAAGTAAAACATTTAATTCAATGGATAACTTTAATAcagaaaatgataataataaagaaaatgataACAATATggaaaatgataataatacagAAAACGATAACTGTACAGAAAATGATAATGATACAGAAAAGGATAATTATACAGAAAATGATAACAGTAcagaaaatgataaaaatacagaAAATGATAACAATACAAAAAATGATAACAATACAGAAAATGATAATAACAcagaaaatgataataatacagAAAATGATAGTAATTCAGAAAATGATAACAATACAGAAAATGAAAACAATAcagaaaatgataataatacagAAAATGATAACAATAcagaaaatgataataatacagAAAATGACAATAATACGGAAAATGATAATGATACTGAAAATGATAACGATacagaaaattataataatatggaaaatGCAAAATATACAATTTCACATGAAAATGAACATGTTAATATTAAAGAAGAAAGGGATTGTACTATAATCAAAATCGAACCGCGcataaaaaatgaaaacaaagaAACTTTGCATAGTACTGAGACGAATGAAATGAACTCTTTGCAAAATAATGATACGGTTTTGATGGAAAATGAAACCCAAGGCTCTTTGCAAAGTATTGAAACGGGTAATGAACAAAATAATGCTGAAAAAATTGATGTAGTAGAAAATATATGTGATGCAAAACTGGATATCAAAGAAGAGTTATTAGACAAGGTTAACGCAAGAATAACTAGCTCACTTGAGGAAATAATGAAACAG AAATGCAGTAGACTCAACGCCTGTGCAGTGAAGAGTGAACCAGcggacgatgatgatgatttactgGTGCCAAACAAAGT TGTATCCTACCGCGAGCGCAGTCCTATTCAAGAGAATGCAGATGAATTTG GAGCTCCATCGCCCAAGAAGCTTAGACCAAGGCGCAACCGCTCCCTGTCTACTAACAACATGGTGGAAATAGCACAGACAAGCAAAACCAAAGACAAACGGAAGAACAAAACAACCAAAGACAAGAAACAAACTAAAAAAGCCACAAAACGAAAAAGCATCCCAAACAATTTGATTGCATTGAACGATACAAAAAGCGGAGAAAATAAAGCAGAAAAAATATTAGAACCTGAGTTATCTTGTAACTTGTGCACTTATAGAACTTGGAATAAAACTTACATGGACCTCCACACACTTACACACAAAAAACTAGAAGAAAGAGGTATTTTCTCGTGTAAAATATGCGACTTTGTGACTCGAGAAAAATCAAGTTTGACAGAACATCTGATAGAACATAACGGAAAAAGACCTTTTAGATGCTATCTGTGCAATTTCAAGTGTGAAGCACCGAGCATATTAATAAAACACTCGAATACTAACCATCCAGACATAACTAGGCCTTTCTCGTGTAATATATGCGAGTACAAGTCAGCACACAACAGTGATATTATACGACACACTAGAACTCACACCGGTGAAAAGCCTTTCCAGTGTAGTCAGTGTCCGTACAGGTGCACGGATATCAGCTCGCTAGGATTCCACACGAGAACCCACACAGGTGAGAAACCCTACTCGTGTAAACTGTGCGAGTACAGAAGCAGATGCAACAGCGCTTTGATCAGCCATATGAGACGACACACCGGTGAAAGACCGTACACGTGTAAAGCGTGCGACTTCAAATTCGCAAACAACAGTGATTTAATACGACACATGAAACTCAACCCAGGGGAAAACTTCACGTGTAAAATATGCGAGTTCAACTGTTCAGCTAAGTGTGCTCTAATAAAACATTTGCGCACACACAGAGAAGTGGATAACTACAATTGTATTATATGCAGTTACAAGTGCTCGAGGAATAGTTACTTACTCAAACACATGAGGAGTCACAACGGTGAAAATGCTTACACGTGTAAATATTGCGAGTTTCAATGTGACACGTATGTAAAGTACTCGAGACATGGGAGAAGACACATGGGTGAGAGGGTTTTTACATGTGAAGTTTGTTCGTACACGTGTAAAGGTAGACAGGTTCTGGCCAGACATGTGAGGATTCACAGTGATGAAAAGCATTATTCTTGTTCGAGCTGCGACTTCAAGAGCTGGCGTAAGTGTGACCTGGCGGCGCACGTGCGGACCCACATGGGGGAGAAGCCGTACTCGTGCGCGCACTGCGCGTACTCGTGCAGAGACGGCCGGACTCTGAAGAAACATGTGCAAAAGAAACATGTCGGCAAGAGTGAAGTGGAGTTCATCATCTGA